A region of Maridesulfovibrio sp. DNA encodes the following proteins:
- a CDS encoding transporter substrate-binding domain-containing protein, giving the protein MKRFAIFLGIAFFVFSPFLTGKIRAETFRVMRYCESFPPYYFNSDSPQSGIVRDLFTALTKETGDNFEFVDVPYKRGLYKFDSGQVDIEPMANPVWRKHAKVPGVYSIPFAVSEQIILYNSKYYQMVNMPDDLLGETIGTVYGYTYPVYGPYFEKGMLTAYAVKNENKLVQMLLAGRLHQAIMNKDFAIYAVKERDAEGQLIASEPCNSVKMMIRFHPSKKKAVPRFDRALKKLIADGTINKIYEKYR; this is encoded by the coding sequence ATGAAACGTTTTGCTATTTTTTTGGGGATAGCCTTTTTTGTTTTTAGTCCTTTTCTGACAGGAAAAATCAGGGCTGAGACTTTTCGTGTTATGCGTTATTGTGAGTCTTTTCCTCCTTATTATTTTAATTCAGATAGTCCTCAAAGTGGTATTGTACGTGATCTTTTTACGGCGTTAACAAAGGAAACCGGCGATAATTTTGAATTTGTAGATGTTCCGTATAAGCGGGGATTATATAAATTTGATTCCGGACAGGTTGATATAGAACCAATGGCTAATCCTGTTTGGAGGAAACATGCCAAGGTTCCCGGTGTTTACAGTATCCCTTTCGCAGTTTCTGAGCAGATAATCTTATATAATTCCAAGTACTACCAGATGGTAAACATGCCTGATGACTTGCTGGGTGAAACCATAGGGACGGTTTACGGATACACTTATCCTGTCTATGGTCCTTATTTTGAAAAAGGTATGTTAACAGCTTATGCGGTAAAAAATGAGAATAAGCTTGTCCAGATGCTGCTTGCCGGGAGGTTGCACCAGGCTATTATGAACAAAGATTTTGCTATATACGCAGTCAAGGAACGTGATGCTGAGGGGCAGCTTATTGCCAGTGAACCATGTAATTCTGTGAAAATGATGATTCGGTTTCATCCAAGTAAAAAGAAAGCTGTCCCGAGGTTTGATAGAGCGCTTAAAAAATTAATTGCAGATGGTACCATTAATAAAATTTATGAAAAATATCGCTAG